Genomic segment of bacterium:
GAACATCCAGGCTATGCCAGTTGCCGATGGGTACCGGCAGCTCGGTCCGCTGGTCGATCTCGAAACGCTCGGCGTTACCGATGGCACCAATACGTTCCCGTATCAGGTCCTCTCCAACGCCAGCGATTCAGCCCCCAGAGGCAACTACAGCATCTCTCAGGCCTGGAGCAACCACTGGCTCAATCCCACGGGGTACGACGTCGTGCCGCAGGGGGGCACCGCCTTCGCGACACTGCGGGTGAACAATGATCTGGCGGGTCCGGTGGGGGTAGTGGTGGTGGCGAAGTACATGGATCCCCGGCTGGGTGCGACAGCGCAGGAGAAGCGCCAGAACCGGCTGCCGGATCCGGAGAACGCCGCCGCGACCCGGTACTACCTGCCGGAAGCTGCCGGCGACCTCCAAAAGCTGAGCGTCACAGTTGAGGGCGAGGTCCATGAGTCCCGGAGCGTTGACACCGCCACGATCACGGCTCGGATCCTTGACTGGGACCACGCGGCATCGATGGCGGGGAGTTTCCCGGACCCCTCACAACCTACGGCCATCAGCGAACTCTCACAGCCGGCCCAAATTCAGGCGAGCTTCCCCGATCTGCAGGTCGATGGAACCTTCCCCGGCGCGACCGGCGCTTCGTCCGGGTTAATCGATCAGTACATCGACGTCACGATTCCGGTGCAGAACCTCGACCAGACTCTGGTGGTGCCGTCCGATGCTGGACTTGACGTCTGGGGACTCATCCGTGTGCTGGACACCCAGGACCTCAGCGCTCCCGTGCCGGTCTTACTGGATGAATCGCTCAAAACCACGACACCAGTCCCTGGTTTCTTTCCAAGCACCCGCTATCAGGCAGTCCGGGTCCATATCCGAAAGGACAATGCGCCGCAAGTGACGTCGGTCCAGCCACTGACAGGTCGCCCTGGAGCCTCGGTGCAGATCAGTGCGTCAGTCATCAATGGACCAGTCACCAGCTGGGTCTGGAACTTCGGCACTGGTGCGACACCATCCACGTCGGCGCTCTCCTCACCGCTGGTGACGCTGGGTGAGGAAGGGGAACATGCCGGAAGCGTGACGGTGGGGAATGCCCAGGGCGAAACGACGTTCGAGTTTGCCCTGCGCCCCGCGTTGCCGGTCCCGACATTGCCGCCGACACCCTTCAACTACGCCAATCAGCCATTGCCTCGGCACTACACGGACCTGAACTACCCTGCTTTTGGTCCGGTCGCGCAGTCAGACAATACGCCACCAACGAATCCGACCACCGACGCCGGAGCAACGCTTGGTCGGGTGCTGTTCTACGACACCCGGCTTTCGGCGAACAACACGGTTTCCTGTGCCTCGTGCCATCAGCAGGCTAACGGGTTTTCAGATCCCCTGCCCCGCAGCATCGGTTTCAGCGGCGGGCAAACCGGACGCCATTCCATGAGCCTGGCCAATGTGCGGTACTACGACAATGGCCAGATGTTCTGGGACGAACGGGCGGCGACCCTGGAGATCCAGGCGCTGACCCCGATTCAGGATGAAGTCGAAATGGGGATGCCCCTTCCGGCACTGGAAGCGAAGCTCGCACGGGCCAACTTCTACGGTCCCCTCTTCCAGGCGGCGTTCGGTGATCCCACCATCACCAGTGACCGGATCGGTCGAGCGCTCGCGCAGTTCATGCGGAGCATGGTGAGCTACCGCAGTAAGTATGACCAGGCGGTGAGTGCTGGTCCCAACGGGCTGCCTGACTTCCCTGCGGTCTTTAATGAACAGGAGATGCTGGGGCTGGCAGTCTTTCAGGGCTTTCCTGGCATCACCGCACCGAACATGGGCTGCAACACCTGCCATGCGACGGTCGGCATGACCATCGGACAAGCAGGAGCCCCCCCGCCAGGCCCCCCTCCCGGACCCTTCGCAGTCAACAATGGCCTGGATCTGGTCACCGGACCGGACCCGGGAGCGGGCCAGGGTCGCTTCAAGTCCCCTTCGCTGCGGAACATCGCCCGGACCGCACCGTACATGCACGATGGGCGGTTCCCCAACCTGGATGCCGTGGTGACCTTCTATTCTCAGGGTGTCCAGCCGCATCCGAACCTCCATCCGTTGTTGCGGGAAGGGAATCAGCCGGGGAATCCTCCGGAGCGCTTCAATCTGACGCCGCAGGAACGAGCCGGGCTGATCGCGTTCCTCAACACACTGACCGACGACGCCTTCCTGACAGATCCGAAGTTCAGCAGCCCGTTCACGGACTAACGCACCATTCAGCACAGTCCAGCTCACTGGCCCCGGAGATCCTGCTCCGGGGCTTTTCGTTCGCTTTTGCCCGCCCAAACGTACAACCTTCAGGAGAGATTGCGCCTCTGGAGTAGTGGCTGTCGCATGCCGTGCTAACTCTGCCGGTACAATCAGTCTGACTGCCCCGACCACTTGGGTGCCACCTCACTCCTGTGGTTGTAGGTCGGACATCGCACCACCCGCAAGGAGGCTTCTATGCCCCGATTCCCCTTCCTCAGTCTGTTGCTGCTGCTGCTGGTCGCTGCCTGGCCTGCTGCGCTTCCGGCGCGAGCCGAGACCGCCACCATGCCTGTCAGCGCACTCCAGGTGGGGATGAAAGGGGTGGGCAAGACGGTCATTCTGGGGACGACGATTCAGGACTTCGATATTGAGATTATCGGCATCCTGGAACGTGGCGGCTTCAATGGAGGCCCCATGATCCTGGTTCGGGGATCCGGACCGGTGCTGGATGCCACCGGGGGCTTCGCCGGGGGCTACTCCGGGAGCCCGGTGTACATCGACGGCAAGATGTTTGGGGCCATCAGCGCGGCGTGGTACTTCGCGGATCACAGCATTGCTGGGGTGACTCCCATTGAGGAAATGTTCAAGAACTTTGGTTACCCGCAGGACAATACCGGCGCGGTTAGCGGCGACCCGACCCCGCTGAGCTCGCCCCTCGCGTTAGAAGGGACGTCCCTGACCCATCTGGAGCTGGCTTCCCTGACACCTTCCCCGGAAGAAGTCGCGACCCGGGCAGAGGCTGGCATCCTGACCCTCACGCCCTGCAAGACGCCACTCTTTGTCAATGGGCTAAATCCCGCCCTTATTGAACGGGTGAAAGAAGAACTCGGTCCGAGGCTCCCCTACATTGAAATCATGCCGGGACTCGGCCCTACGGGGGCCGGATTTGCCAGCACCGGCGGCGGCTCCACACGTCTGGATCTCTTCTCCGGGTTGCAGCCAGGGGCGGCGGTCGGAGCACAACTGGTGGCGGGGGACATCGACATGACCGCCATCGGTACCCTCACCTACATAGATCAAAACAAGGTCCTCGCTTTTGGCCATCCGTTCCTGCAGGTCGGAGCGGTGGAACTCCCCCTGACCAAAGCCCGCATTGTGCACACGATGAAGTCCATCCAGCGTTCCTTCAAGATGGGCGAATCCATGAGTCTGGTGGGAACCATTGATCAGGACCGGGCTGCCGGCATTTCCGGCGTGCTCGGAAAGTCACCCCGCATGATCCCGTTCCACCTGACGATCCGCGACACGGATCTGGGGCGGGTGCGACGGTACAACTACAGTGTCGTGGACTACGAAGCGATCCTCCCTTTCCTCGGACTGCTGCCTCCCATGCAGGGATTGTCCGAAGTAATGGATCGCCAGGGTCCAGCCACGATCCGGAGTCACTTCCGGATCCTCACCGACAAACTCCCGCCGATTGAACGGACCAATCTCTTTTATGACCAGTTCAGTGGTGTCGGCTTCATGGAGCTGGTCCAGGGGCTGTACATCCTGACGACACAGAACATCTTCGAAGATGTCGAAGTCCAGGAAGTCGTGATTGAAGTCGAGGTCACCCAGAATCGACAGACCAGCGACATCATCAAGGCCGAGATCGTGGGCGAGTCCGACCATCAGAAGCCGGACCTGACACAGCCCCAGGGAAGCACGGGTCCGGACACGACCATGCCGGAACACCCCGGATCGCCCGAGCCACAACCGCTGCAGCAGATGGCCTCCATAGAGGCGTACGAAGTCCCCTCACTGGAGAGCTACACGATGGCAGGCGAACCTGTCAAAGTGCGTCCGGGTCAGCAGGTCACTGTTGAAGTGCACCTGAAGCCTTATCGGGAAGCCGAACGCCGGGAGCGACTGACGCTGACCATTCCCAAAGACCTGCCAGTGGGCCAAACGACAATCGAGGTCCGCGGCGGCGGACGCTTGCCGAGCATCTTCCAGCTCGCGACTGATGGCCAGGGCATGCCGGCTTTCATGGGCAATCGTGCGCAATCGACACCGCCCAAGCCACCGGAGTCCTTGCAGGACCTCATCAACGAGTTCCTCAAGGGCGACATGATGAACGAGCTCGTGATCGAACTCTATCGGCCTGGTGGTGGCGGGCAGTCGTTGCTGGGGGAAGAGCCCTCCAGTACTCCAAAGAGCAAGAAAGCCACTCCCGCCGGGGTACGGGATGTCGATGCCGACAGCCCCGACCAGCCCGACGAGGAGCCCATCAAGACGGTGCAGAAGACCGACCGGGTGATCTTTGGGTCGGTCATGCTCCCCGTGGAGATCGTCGGCCTGGAGAGCGGCAAGCCTGCGGAGAAGCAAACCGACGCGGACCAGCCCAAGGAGGCAGAGCAGCCTCAGGAGGAGGGTTCCTCACGCAACATCCGGAATCGCCGTAACCGTGGTGGCCGGTAGCGAAGGAAAAGCGGCCTATGATGCGCGTTATGCGCCCTTCCATCTTCGCCCTGCTCACCACGAGTCTGCTGCTCGGTGGGACTCTGGCCTGCAAGAAACAGAGCGAGGTGCCCTCCATCAAAGTGCGGGGGTATTCGGAAGGATCGGGACTGGCCTCCGGAGGCGCATCAGGCGAACTCAAGCGGTCGGAGATGACCACCGATGCTGACGGGCGCCGATTCGAAGACCTCGAGTTCATGTCGGATGGGGTCACCATTCGCGGACAGCTGGTCCTGCCTCAACGGCTGGATCCCGCTCCGACTGTTGTGCTGGTTCACATGCTCGGACGGGACCGCTCTACCTGGAAGCAGTTCCAGTTGCTGCTCGCCGATGAAGGGATCGGGTCGCTGGCGATTGATCTGCGGGGGCACGGCAGCAGCGAGGGCGGCCCCGCTGGCTACGAGAAGTTTTCTCCAAAGGAGTGGCAGGGAGTCGTCTCCGATGTCCGGAACGCGGTCCATGTTCTGGAGGAGTACCCCGACCGGATCAACGTGGAGCGACTCGGGATCATTGGTGCCAGCATCGGCGCTAATGCCGCCATTGCGCTGGGGACAGAGCTGGAAAAGCTCCCGATCGTCGCGCTCTCGGCAGGCAAGGACTACAAGGGGATCCTGACGACTGAGCCCTTGGCTAAGCTCCGTCAGCGGGTCTTCCTCGCGGCGGAGACCGGCGATGCCCCGGCAGCAGACCTGCTGAACTGGGCGCAGGATGCGATCCCGGAAGCGACTTTCTTCGAGGAAGAGGGAGCCAATCATGGCACGAACATGCTGCCCAACGGCTCCCTGGAGGCGCAAATCCTCGCGTTCCTGCGGGAGCGCTGGAAACTCCGCCCCGATGACCCGGGAGGTCCGATTCCCGATGGTCTGCCAGAAGACACCTCCCTGATGGATGACATGACTACCGATGACACTCCTGAGGAACCGCCGGTCTTCGAGGAGTTTGAGCCGGTGGAAGATCTATCGGGGGATGACACCGACGATGGCTCAGACGACACTGGCGGTGGCTCATCGGGGGACGATGAAAGCACTGACTCCCCGGACTGGGAGTAGCCAGAGCTGATGCTGCGTGCCATCCCGGTCCCACAGCAGACCATCGGGGGCGATGTACAGGTCGCGGGTGTTGGAGTCTTCACTGGCCAGCCCTGCGAGGTGACGCTTGCCCCTGCGCCCCCGGATCATGGACTCATCTTTCATGCGCGTCAGGCTGATGGGACCGACGCAGTTATTCCGGTCTCACCAGCAGCCCTCCATTCCAATCCGAATCGCACGACTCTCTGTCCGCCGGGCGAGCCGTCACGCGGAGTCACGATGGTCGAACATGTCCTCTCAGCGCTGCATGGGCTGGGAATCGACAACGCCGTGATTGCGGTGTCCGGACACGAATGCCCCCTGGGCGATGGATCCGCCCGGGACTATCTGGCTGGGATCGCCGCCGTAGGAGTAGTCGCCCAGGACACCCAGCGACAGGTCCTCTGCCCGGTGGAATCGATGACGTTCGGGTCGGGGGATACCACCCTCACCCTGGCACCTCCCACGCAGGACATGCTCACGATCGACTACACCCTCGCCTATGACCATCCCCTCATTGGGCAACGGCACGTGCAATACCAACTGACGCCAGCCCTTTACCGGGACCGGATTGGTATCTC
This window contains:
- the lpxC gene encoding UDP-3-O-acyl-N-acetylglucosamine deacetylase — protein: MVEHVLSALHGLGIDNAVIAVSGHECPLGDGSARDYLAGIAAVGVVAQDTQRQVLCPVESMTFGSGDTTLTLAPPTQDMLTIDYTLAYDHPLIGQRHVQYQLTPALYRDRIGISRTFIPIAEVEQLIAAGVLRSTESDCLVVWPDHTNHPLHHPEEFADHKVLDLIGDLRLCGYPVWAHVTGVRSGHGLNQEAARWLAAQVR